The following DNA comes from Rhodopseudomonas boonkerdii.
TTGGCAAAACGCCGGCTCCACAAAATTGCCGACAGGGCGGCGGCGAGAAACGCCATCGCGGCAAAGCCCGACGCATGGAAGAAACCGCCGGCGAACAGCAGTCCGCCGATGCCCGATCCGACGGCCTGACCGACATAGAGCATCGAGGTGTTGAGCGACACGGCCGCGGCTCCCGCAGCCGGCGCAGCCATGATCAGACGCACCTGCTGCATCGACGTGATGGCGCCGAAGCCGAGACCCCAGATCGCGACGCCAAACGCCATCACGGCGAGATGGCCGGCACCGAAGGTCCACACCGACATCCCCGCCAGCACGAGTGAGGTCGAGAGGATGGAGGTTCGCAGCGGCCCCCAATGATCGACGATGCGCGTCGCCGTCATGATGCCGAGGAAGCCGCACACGCCGTAGATCGCGAACACGGAAGCCGCCGCGTCATGCCCCGCTCCGGCGAGACGTTCGAGCAGCGGCGCCATGAAGGTGAAGATCGAGAACTGCCCGGCTATCTGCAGGGTGGTGATCGAGAGCAGCAGCAACACGAGCCGGTTGCGCGCCAGCGCCGACCATGTGGACAGATCGACCGGCGCGCCGAACAAGCCGCGTGGAATCCGCCACACCAGCAGCGCAAGGCTGATACAGCTCATCACGCCGACGACCCCATACACTTCGCGCCAGCCAAACCGGCTCGCGATGAAGGTCACGAGCGGCAGACCGACGGCCGCGGCGAGCGTCCAGCCGAGAAAAACGTAAGCGACGCTGCTCGCGCGCTTTTCGGGTGGCATCAGCATGCCGACAACCCCGGCCGCCTGCGGCGTATAAGGCGCGGCAGCGATGCACATCACGAGGCGTATCGCCAGCAGGACGGCGTAATTCGGCGCAAAGGCCGAGGCGAGATTGCACGCCGCGACCACCACGATCACGCCGATCAGCATGTGCCGGCGCTCGACGCGGCTGGTCAGCCAGGACATCAGCGGCGAGCAGATGCACAGCATCACCGCGCCGAACGTGATGAGAAGTCCCGCTTCCCGGATCGTGACGCCAAGCCCGGCCGACAACTCGCCAAGCATCGCCGTCGGCCCCAGCAATCCGATGCCGGTGACGAAATTGCCGATCATGAGTGCGGTGGGGGCGAAGGGGCGAGGTTGGGACAAGGTGCGGTATTTTAGTGATGCAACGGTGACCGCGTCAAACCATGCCAGCCCCCTGCCGTCGCGGTGTTGCATCACCCGAATCGCCTGCTATACCGCTGTTCCCGCTTACCTGCGCCCGTGTGCAGGAGTGAGCCACAGGAGAACGATATGTCCGAGAAAGATACGCCTGCGTCCGGATTCAAATTCGGCCTCGCCAACCTTACCCCCGCCGACCAGAACAATGTGAACCTCACCTTCCCGGACGGCGCCGTGCGCCAGTATCCGAAGGGCACAACCGGCTTCGACATCGCCAAGGGCATCTCGCCCTCGCTCGCCAAGCGCACCGTCGCCATGGCGCTGGACGGCGTGGTAAGCGACCTCAACGATCCCATCACCGCCGATGCCAAGCTCGAGCTGATCAACCGCGAGGATCCCCGCGCGCTGGAGCTGATCCGGCACGATTGCGCGCATGTGCTCGCCGAAGCCGTGCAGACGCTGTGGCCCTCGACCCAGGTGACCATCGGTCCCGTGATCGAGAACGGTTTCTACTACGACTTCTACCGCGAGGAGCCGTTCACGCCGGAGGACTTCGCCGCCATCGAGAAGAAGATGCGCGAGCTGATCCAGCGCGACAAACCCTTCACCAAGGAAGTATGGGACCGCGAAAAGACCAAGCAGGTGTTCCGCGACAAGGGCGAGGCCTTCAAGGTCGAGCTGGTCGATGCCATTCCCGGCAACGAGCCGATCAAGATCTATTACCAGGGCGACTGGTTCGACTTGTGCCGCGGTCCGCACATGACCTCGACGGGCAAGATCGGCAACGCCTTCAAGCTGATGAAGGTTGCCGGTGCCTATTGGCGCGGCGACAGCAACAATCCGATGCTGACGCGCATCTACGGCACCGCCTTCGCCAAGCAGGAAGGCCTCGACGCCTATCTCAAACAGATCGAGGAAGCGGAGAAGCGCGACCACCGCAAGCTCGGCCGCGAGCTCGACCTCTTCCACTTCCAGGAGGAAGGCCCGGGCGTCGTGTTCTGGCATCCGAAGGGCTGGACCATCTTCCAGGCGCTGATCGCCTATATGCGCCGCCGCCTCGCCGGCGACTATGACGAGGTGAACGCGCCGCAGATCCTCGACAAGGGACTGTGGGAGACCTCGGGCCATTGGGGCTGGTATCGCGAAAACATGTTCGCGGCACAGTCCGCCGGCGACGAGGCCGAGGACAAGCGCTGGTTCGCGCTGAAGCCGATGAACTGTCCCGGCCATGTGCAGATCTTCAAGCACGGGCTGAAGAGCTATCGCGACCTGCCGCTGCGTCTCGCCGAATTCGGTGTGGTGCATCGCTATGAAGCGTCGGGCGCCATGCACGGTCTGATGCGCGTGCGCGGCTTCACCCAGGACGACGCCCATGTGTTCTGCACCGAGCAACAGCTCGCCGAGGAATGCCTGAAGATCAACGACCTGATCCTGTCGACCTATACCGACTTCGACTTCGGCGACATCGTGGTGAAGCTCTCCACCCGTCCGGAGAAGCGCGTCGGCACCGACGAGATGTGGGATCACGCCGAGCGCGTGATGGCCACGGTGCTCTCGACCATCGAGGCGCAGTCGGGCGGTCGCATCAAGACCGAGATATCGCCGGGCGAAGGCGCGTTCTACGGGCCGAAGTTCGAATATGTGCTGCGCGACGCCATCGGCCGCGACTGGCAATGCGGCACCACGCAGGTGGACTTCAACCTGCCGGAACGCTTTGGCGCGTTCTATATCGATGCCGACGGATCGAAGAAGGCGCCTGTCATGGTGCATCGTGCGATCTGCGGCTCGATGGAGCGCTTCATCGGCATCCTGATCGAGCACTATGCCGGCAACTTCCCGCTCTGGCTGGCGCCGACGCAGGTGATGGTCACCACCATCACCTCGGAAGGCGACGAATACGCCAAGGTGGTCGCCGCCGCGGCCCGCAAGGCCGGCCTCCGCGTCGAGATCGACCTCCGCAACGAGAAGATCAACTACAAGGTCCGTGAGCACTCGCTGGCCAAGATCCCCGCGCTTCTCGTGGTCGGCAAGAAGGAAGCCGAGACCCACTCGGTCTCGGTCCGCCGCCTCGGCAGCGAGGGCCAGAAGGTGATGTCCACCGAGGAAGCCATCGCTGCATTGGTGGATGAAGCCACCCCGCCGGACGTGAAGCGCGCAAGAGCGAGCTAATAACGACCTCGTCATGGCGAGCCCCGACGAATTACGTAGCAGTTCGTTCGGGCGAAGCAGTCCAGTTCTTCCTTGTAAGTTGCTGGATTGCTTCGTCGCTATGTTCCTCGCAGGGACGACTGATGGAGCCGAGCCATGAGTGACGATGATGAGATCGAGATCGAAGCCTATCCGCTGCGGTCTTATCAGCTGATTCCGGACCCCAATCGTCCGGACGTGGTGGCGCTGGCTTTGGAGACCGAGCAAGGCCACAGCCTGTATCTCGCGTCGCGCGAGGTGCTGGAGGATCTCGGGCGCGATCTGCTGGATCGCGCCGCGAAGATGCCCGAACGAAAGAGGACCTGATTTGCGGGCGCCAGATCACGCAATTGCGCGCTCACAATCGGTCTAAAAGCCGACCGCACGCCTCGTGAGATGCGGTTGCGTGTGCTAAGCGGCCCTGATCGCTTCATGTGAGACTTTGCCGTGGCCGACACCATCGAATTTCTGAAGACCCGCCGTTCCGTCAAGCCGCGCGAGATGCAGGGCAAGGGCCCCTCTCCCTCCGAGCTCGACACCATCCTGACCATCGGCGCACGGGTGCCGGATCATGGCAAACTGGCGCCCTGGCGCTTCATCGTGTTCGAGGGCGATGCCCGCAAACGCGCAGGAAATGTGATCGCCGCCGTGTTCGCCCGCAAGAATCCGGATGCGCCACATGAGACGGTTGAAGCGGAGAAACAGCGTCTCACCGAGGCGCCGCTGGTGATTGCGGTGGTGTCCTCGCTCAAGCAGCACCCGAAAGTGCCTGCCTGGGAGCAGGAACTGTCTGCCGGCGCGAGCTGCATGAACATCGTCGCCGCCGCAACCGCGCTCGGCTATGGCGCCAACTGGCTCACGGGCTGGTACGCTTTCGATCGCGATGTGCTGGCGGGCCTCGGTCTCGCCGCCGAGGAGAAACTGGCCGGCTTCATCCATATCGGCGGCAAGCCGGATCGCGTGATCGAGGACCGGCCGCGGCCGGAGCTGAAGGATCTGGTGACGCGGTTTTGATGCGCAGCCGTAGGGCGGATGAGCGCAGCGTAATCCGCCGCGGAGTTTCAGCAATGACCTCGGCGGGCGGATTACGCTTCGCTCATCCGCCCTACAGATACGACTCTCACGCTGCCTGTGTCGCGCAGGAGCCGAACTTCTCGAGCAGTGCGCCAAGTTCGGCCGCCGGCTTCGCGGCGCTGAACAGATAGCCCTGCACTTCGTTGCAGCCCTCGGCGCGCAGCCGTTCGAGCTGCTCCATCGTCTCGACGCCTTCGGCCGTCGTGGTGATGTTCAGGCTGCGGCCAAGACCCGAGATCGCGCGCACGATCGCCATGCAGTCCGGCCGCTCGACCAGATCCTTCACGAAAGAACGGTCGATCTTGATCTTGTCGAACGGGAAGCTACGGAGATAGCTCAGCGACGAATAGCCGGTGCCGAAATCGTCCATCGAGATGCGAACGCCGAGCGCACGAAGCTGATGCAGCGTGGCAATATTGGTTTCGGTCTCGGCAAGGAACACCGACTCTGTGATTTCCAGTTCCAGCCGATGCGGCGAGAGACCCGAATAGGCCAGCGCCGCAACGACGACCTGGACGAGATTGCGGCTGCGGAACTGCACCGGCGAGAGATTGACGGCAATCTTCACATCGTCTGGCCATTTGGCAGCTTCGGCGCAGGCACTGCGCAGCACCCATTCGCCGAGCGTCACGATCAGGCCGATATCCTCGGCGACGGGAATGAAGTCGGCTGGCGAGATCATGCCCTTATCGGGATGCTTCCAGCGCAGCAGGGCTTCGAAGCCGACAATGCGATCGGCGTCGATGTCCACCAATGGCTGATAGTGTAGTTCGAAGTCGCCGTCCGCGTAAGCGCTGCGCAGGTCGAGTTCCATGTCGCGGCGCTTCTGCGCCTGACGATCCATCTCGCGCTCGAAGAAATGATGCACATTGCCGCCTTCGGCCTTGGCGCGATACAGCGCCATATCGGCATTGCGCATCAGCTCCTCGCTCGTCGTGCCGTCGCCCGGCGACAGCGCGATGCCGATGCTGGCGCCGATGACAACTTCGAGATCGTCGCCCATATCGTACGGAGCGCTAACCGCCTGAATCAACCGAGCTGCAAATTCATTGACCTCGTTCAAGGTCACATCGGACGTCAGCACGACGGCAAATTCGTCGCCGCCAAGGCGGGCAACGAGATTGTTGCCACGGACTTCGCCGCGCATGCGTTCGGCGACCTGCTTGAGGAGGCGATCGCCGGTCGGATGACCGAAGGAGTCATTGACGTTCTTGAACAGGTCGAGATCGATACACAGCACCGCGACATGGCGATCGGGATCGTGATGATCCAACGCCTGCGCGAGACGTTCCTGATAGAAGACACGGTTGGGAAGATCGGTGAGCGCATCGTGATGCGCCATATGTGCGACTCGCGCTTCGGCCTTGCGTCGCTCGGTGATGTCCACGATCGCGACGAGAAAGCCCTCGCGATCGTCGAACACGACACGGCGGCCATAGGTCAGAACCTGAATCTCGGTTCCGTCGGCCTTGATGTGGCGCCAGTTCCGATCGGATTGATAGCTGTCGCCATGCTGCGTCAGCGCACGCGTATGTGCCTCCCATTCGTCGCGGGGCCAGATCTCCCTCAACCCCATGCGCAGGAAAGCTTCCCGTTCATAGCCGTAATGCGCGATAGCAGCATCGTTGACGCTGAGAAAGCGCATGGTCTCGGCCTCGAACACCCACATGGGCATCGGATTTCCGTCGAACAGCAATCTGAACGAAGCATCGCGCCGCTTGATTTCCGTGATGTCGGAAACGGTCAGCGACACCAGATCGCCGAAGGCGGTGGCGGTGAGACGCAGATTGCGTTCGTCGCTATCGATCTCGAGACGGCCGCTGGCTTCCGAGCCGTTCGTCTTCTCGGCGATCATCGACAGCAACCAGCGCGTGACATCGGGCAGACACAGCGCGTGGCCGCCCTCGCTCAGCCTGCGCCATTGCAGATCGGGTGCCGCGACTTTCAGGAGACGGGCTGCGCCTTGATTATGATGCACAATCTGGAAATCGAAGGCGCGGTTGGCCGAATTCCGGATTGCCGCGAGCGAGACGATGCCCTCGTCGGTGGAAGAGAAGATCGCATCCACCAGATTGTAGCGCGGCCCCTGTTCGTTGATATAGGCGCCCACAAGCCTGATGCCCCAACGCGACGCGGTCGGCAGCGCCAGAATGTCGTAGGTCTGGACGAGGCCATCGCGCACGCAATGCGTCGAAGCGAGATGCGGCCGTCCCGTCTGCAGCGCGCAATTGGCCGCCTCGGTCAATGCCCTTGCGCAATCCGGCGGCACGACATCGAGCGGAATGTCCCAACGCTCGTCGCCCAGCCATTGCTGGACATAGCGCCCGCTGCGGGAGATTTCGTAGCCGTCGCCCCGGGATTTCAGCAGCACGATGTGATCCGCCATACGGCCGAGGCTGCCGAGCATCACCTCTTCGTAGCCGGGAAGCATCTGGCCCGGCCGCACGGCCGCCTGCCACTTGCGTTGCAACGCTGGGATATCGTCGAAAACTTTGACGTCCGTACTGGCAGACAACTTCTCGGCCGCGATCACGACACATCCTTGCGAAACTTGTAGCGGTATCCGCTATTCAAGGGCTGCTGCTTAATGCCGTGTAAATGTTTCGCGGTTGGAGGCTGCGACGCAGTCATGCCACGACGGAAACTCGCGCGATGGTTAGTCCGCGATTCACAACAATGACAGTGGAATGACAGTTCACTCGCATTCGATGCGAATGCGCGGATATCGCAGCAACCAGGACATAGACTCACCGGAGGAGCCGCGCAGCGGCGTCTCGAAGGATGGCCGCGCACTCTGAGCCAAGCTAGCTCATGGTTCGAGATGGCGCTGTCAGCGGCGTAATTGCGCCGCTAGGCCTCCTCAGACTGAACGCAACTGCGTTCAGGCTGAAGGGCCTCACGCCTTACGAATACACCTGCAAATGCAGGACGTCCCGGCTATAACGATTCAGGCTCAATCCGCTCCAGCAAATGCCGGGACTAAACAGCTAGCGCGCGATCACTTCGATTTCACCATCGACGCCGTTGACGACGTTGAACGGCTTCTCGAATACCTTGCCCTCGTTCTTGGCGATGGCACGATACTCGCCTTCAGCCAGCGTCACCTTTGGAAAGGCGCCGATGGATTCCTTGATGACATCGCCGGCCGGTGTGATCACGGACCATGCGGTATTGGCGAGCGCCTCGCCTCCCTTGTCGCTCACCAGCTTCATGGTGATGACAGCGGCGCGGTGCGTGACGGTGACATCGGTAAGCTTGCTCGCCTGCACGCGGATGTCCGAACGCACCACCGAATTGGCATCGCCGTAATTGGAGACGATATAGTAGGTCCCTTCCGGCATCATCACGACGTCGCCGGCAGCGACATTCGGCAGCAGCGGTGAGCGCTCGCCACCGTCGAACTGGCTGCCTTTGTAGATCGCAAAAGAGATCTGGTTAGATGGGATCTTGCTGGAGCCGACGCGTCCTTCGATACGCAGTCCGCCGGCCGGAAGCAGAAAGGCCTCGCGATCGACATCGGACTTGATGGTGACGGGCCTGACAGCACTGACGAGGCCAAGCGCCACATGCACCACGTAGCTGCCGGGCGGCAACGGGATGTTCGGGGTTGCGGTGCGGTCTTCCCGCAGCAGTTTGAAGGACCCCGTCTCGTCCGGGCGATCCGAGTAAACACGCCAGACCAGTCCGCCATTGATGGACGGCAGATCCTTGCCGTAGCGCGCGCTGAGGGCCAGCGTGCCTTGAGGAGGCGCGACCGGCGTCTGCACGGGCGACGGCGCCGGGGGCGCGACATTGGCGACGGGGGGCTGCAGCAGAGGAGCGGGCAGCGCAGGCGCCGCCGCGGGCCCGGAAGGCGGGGCCAGACTGATGGCCGGGCCCGAAGGTATGTCCGGAATATTCGCGGGTGGAATCGGGGCCGGACGGTCGCTGAAAAACTGCGCGGCGGCGGGACTGAAAAACATGACTCCATGCGTCAGCACGAGCGCTAGCGCCAAAGCCAGCCGCCCGCCCCGGCCGGATATGTGCAAATCAGGACCCCACGTCGTCATTGACATGCTTTTCAACGAAAACACGGCAAATTCAAGCCTTGACGAAGATACCGCGACGTTCGGGCCAAACCGCCCACGGCCCGCGGCAGCCTCCATGCGAATAGTCCTCCGGGCGTCGATATGCAGTCATATTCGGGGCCTAAGTGTCGGATACATCGCGTAAATGATGAACGGTCGATCGTCTGGCATGATGGCGTCGTTACGCCTAGAATGGCTGGGAACGTTGGGAGTTTTCGTGTGCTGGAGTTACTGATGGGGCGCAGCCAGAACGGCGCGAGCGGCCGCGACAAACCGGGTCTCGGCAGCGTTCGCCGACCGGTGGTCGGGCTGGCGCTCGGCGGCGGCGCTGCCCGCGGATTCGCCCATATCGGCGTGCTGCGCACGCTTCTCGCGCATGGCATCGTTCCCAACGTCGTGGTCGGCACGTCTATCGGCGCCGTGGTCGGCGGCTGCTATGCCACCGGCCACCTCGATACGCTCGAAGAATGGGCGCGCGGACTGCAGCCACGTAACATTTTCGGCTATCTCGATATCCGTCTGAACGGATCCGGCCTGATCGGCGGCAACAAGCTGGCCGCCCAGCTCGAAGCCTCCATCGGCGCGCAGCTGATCGAGGATCTGCCGGTGAAATTCGCCACCGTAGCCACGGAAGTGCGCACGGGGCATGAAATCTGGCTTACACACGGTCGTGTGGTGGACGCCATGCGCGCCTCATACGCCCTGCCCGGTATTTTCTCCCCCATCCTGGTCGGCGATCGCTGGCTGGTGGACGGTGCCCTGGTCAATCCGGTTCCCGTCTCCGCGGCCCGTGCGCTCGGCGCCGAAATCGTCATCGCCGTCAATCTCAGCAACGACGTGTTCGGCCATTCGATCACGATCTTCGACCATGGCAGCAGCGCCGAGCCGGCTGAGCCAGCGGTCGAACCGGAAGTGCCGGTGAAGCCGAAGCGCAGCTTCACCAGCTTCTTCTCGGCCGAACGCACCGTGAAACGTGAATTCTTCGGCAGCAGCGAGCGCCCTGGCATCTCCACCGTGATGATCGATGCCTTCAACATCATGCAGGATCGGATCACCCGCGCCCGGCTTGCGGGCGATCCGCCCGACATGCATATCGCGCCGCGCGTCGGCCAGTTCGGCCTGTTCGATTTTCATCGCGCCGACGACATGATCAAACATGGCTCCCGCGCGACCGAGCGGGCCATCGAAGGCATCCAGGAAGCCATCGAGATGCTGGTCCCCGAAGCAGCCAGATCGCCTGCGCCGCCCGTGGCGCAGAAAAAACCGGCTGCTTCGCAGGAGCAGTGATCCCGAACGCGACGGCTCAAGCCGTCCCGATATATTCGCGCAGCGCCTCCTGCTCGTGCTCGTATTCGCTGACGCGCGACTTGACGACGTCGCCGATCGAGATCAGCCCGACCACACGGCCACCATCGAGCACCGGCAGATGGCGGAACTTGCCGTTGGTCATCCGCTCCATGATCCAACCTACCGTATCGGACGGCGAACAGGTCACGACCTTGCGTGTCATCACGGTCCCGACGTCCTCCTCCAGCGCACCGGCACCGCGCTCTGCGATGACGCGCACGATGTCGCGCTCGGAAAAGATGCCTTCGATCTGTTGCTTCGTCATCACCAGAACGACGCCAATCTTCCGCTCGGCGAGCAGCTTGACCACCGAGGATACTTTTTCGCTCGGCGCGACGCTGACGATGTGATGACCTTTACCGTCGAGAATTGCACTAACCAGCATTTGTTTGCCTCCTCACTGACCAGGCGCTTCAAATGAGCACGGTCTTTCGTTCTTGTTCCCAACAAGCGGGTACGGAGGTGGAGCTCGATGGTCGTGCAGATAGGTGATCGAGCCGAACCACCGCTCACGCAGAACGGATTCGGCCTCGGGAGCCGAACCAGCCGGCATGAGTCACCTGTCTAATTTGTAATGATGGGGGAAGTGCACCGCACCCGCAAGATGCGAGGGCGCGTCTAGCGCAAATCCGGCATGTCCGTCGGGGATGGCTCGCGATCGGCGCGTTGCACCCGCGCGATGGGATCGAACAGCGAGAACAGCAGCAGACCGGCGAAAAAGCCGCCGATATGCGCCTGCCATGCAACGGTCGCGCCCTCGCTGCCGACCGCAATCGAACCCATCCCGAAAATAATGTTAACGCCGAACCATACGGCGAGAAAGCCGATCACGCGTGGATCGCGCAGAGCTTGGAAGAGCGGCAGCGCCGGTACGCGCGCCGCCTGGTCGGCATCACCGCGGTTGAACGACAGGAAGCTGCCGCGCACGAACGCAAAGCGGATCGCCGCCGCCATCGCACCGGAGACCGAGGCCGAGGCGCCGATCATGGGCGCAAGTTCGTGCTCGTGGGTGACCAGATGCGCAGCCGCGCCGGCTATCGCCGTCATCGCCATGAACAGGAAGAACCGCACCGCGCCGAAGCGTCGTGCCAGTGCGCTGCCGAACGGCAGCAGCCACAAAATGTTGAAGCCGATATGGCTGAGATTGGCGTGCAGCAGCGAATAGGTGACGAACGTCCAGATCTCCGCCCCGGTCCCGCCCGGGAACGGCATCGACAGCAATGTCTGGTCGTAACGCTTGGGGATGAAGCCGAACAGCTCGATGGTCCAGTATTCCAGATCCACCGGCAGCAGGGCGCGAACGATATGGATGGCCGCGAGCAACCCGATATAGGCCGTCAGCGCGCCCGGCAGGGTCAGGATCGGTTCGCGCGGGGGATTGTCCGATGGGTCCAAGGCGGCAACGGTGGGTAACGGCTCTCGCGAGCGACGCTCCAGATAGGCGGGTTTTGTGCCGCGATGCAAGATGGGGGCATCAACATCCGCCGCCCCATCCGGGCCGCGTCGCGATCAGTTCGAGAACCTGTCATTTCGCCATTTCGACGATTTGACAATTTCGCCAGACCCCGGATCCACCCGCACCTCAACTTCGGCGCCGTTGCGGTCGAAGCCCTCGATCTCCCAGCAGCCCTTGCTGCGCTTGGCCTTCTTGACCGAATAACCCAAGGCTTCGGCCTTTTCGATCGCCCTCTCGATCGAAAAGCCTTGTCCAGCTGCAGC
Coding sequences within:
- a CDS encoding MFS transporter, which translates into the protein MIGNFVTGIGLLGPTAMLGELSAGLGVTIREAGLLITFGAVMLCICSPLMSWLTSRVERRHMLIGVIVVVAACNLASAFAPNYAVLLAIRLVMCIAAAPYTPQAAGVVGMLMPPEKRASSVAYVFLGWTLAAAVGLPLVTFIASRFGWREVYGVVGVMSCISLALLVWRIPRGLFGAPVDLSTWSALARNRLVLLLLSITTLQIAGQFSIFTFMAPLLERLAGAGHDAAASVFAIYGVCGFLGIMTATRIVDHWGPLRTSILSTSLVLAGMSVWTFGAGHLAVMAFGVAIWGLGFGAITSMQQVRLIMAAPAAGAAAVSLNTSMLYVGQAVGSGIGGLLFAGGFFHASGFAAMAFLAAALSAILWSRRFAKSAAV
- the thrS gene encoding threonine--tRNA ligase, coding for MSEKDTPASGFKFGLANLTPADQNNVNLTFPDGAVRQYPKGTTGFDIAKGISPSLAKRTVAMALDGVVSDLNDPITADAKLELINREDPRALELIRHDCAHVLAEAVQTLWPSTQVTIGPVIENGFYYDFYREEPFTPEDFAAIEKKMRELIQRDKPFTKEVWDREKTKQVFRDKGEAFKVELVDAIPGNEPIKIYYQGDWFDLCRGPHMTSTGKIGNAFKLMKVAGAYWRGDSNNPMLTRIYGTAFAKQEGLDAYLKQIEEAEKRDHRKLGRELDLFHFQEEGPGVVFWHPKGWTIFQALIAYMRRRLAGDYDEVNAPQILDKGLWETSGHWGWYRENMFAAQSAGDEAEDKRWFALKPMNCPGHVQIFKHGLKSYRDLPLRLAEFGVVHRYEASGAMHGLMRVRGFTQDDAHVFCTEQQLAEECLKINDLILSTYTDFDFGDIVVKLSTRPEKRVGTDEMWDHAERVMATVLSTIEAQSGGRIKTEISPGEGAFYGPKFEYVLRDAIGRDWQCGTTQVDFNLPERFGAFYIDADGSKKAPVMVHRAICGSMERFIGILIEHYAGNFPLWLAPTQVMVTTITSEGDEYAKVVAAAARKAGLRVEIDLRNEKINYKVREHSLAKIPALLVVGKKEAETHSVSVRRLGSEGQKVMSTEEAIAALVDEATPPDVKRARAS
- a CDS encoding nitroreductase family protein; protein product: MADTIEFLKTRRSVKPREMQGKGPSPSELDTILTIGARVPDHGKLAPWRFIVFEGDARKRAGNVIAAVFARKNPDAPHETVEAEKQRLTEAPLVIAVVSSLKQHPKVPAWEQELSAGASCMNIVAAATALGYGANWLTGWYAFDRDVLAGLGLAAEEKLAGFIHIGGKPDRVIEDRPRPELKDLVTRF
- a CDS encoding putative bifunctional diguanylate cyclase/phosphodiesterase; its protein translation is MIAAEKLSASTDVKVFDDIPALQRKWQAAVRPGQMLPGYEEVMLGSLGRMADHIVLLKSRGDGYEISRSGRYVQQWLGDERWDIPLDVVPPDCARALTEAANCALQTGRPHLASTHCVRDGLVQTYDILALPTASRWGIRLVGAYINEQGPRYNLVDAIFSSTDEGIVSLAAIRNSANRAFDFQIVHHNQGAARLLKVAAPDLQWRRLSEGGHALCLPDVTRWLLSMIAEKTNGSEASGRLEIDSDERNLRLTATAFGDLVSLTVSDITEIKRRDASFRLLFDGNPMPMWVFEAETMRFLSVNDAAIAHYGYEREAFLRMGLREIWPRDEWEAHTRALTQHGDSYQSDRNWRHIKADGTEIQVLTYGRRVVFDDREGFLVAIVDITERRKAEARVAHMAHHDALTDLPNRVFYQERLAQALDHHDPDRHVAVLCIDLDLFKNVNDSFGHPTGDRLLKQVAERMRGEVRGNNLVARLGGDEFAVVLTSDVTLNEVNEFAARLIQAVSAPYDMGDDLEVVIGASIGIALSPGDGTTSEELMRNADMALYRAKAEGGNVHHFFEREMDRQAQKRRDMELDLRSAYADGDFELHYQPLVDIDADRIVGFEALLRWKHPDKGMISPADFIPVAEDIGLIVTLGEWVLRSACAEAAKWPDDVKIAVNLSPVQFRSRNLVQVVVAALAYSGLSPHRLELEITESVFLAETETNIATLHQLRALGVRISMDDFGTGYSSLSYLRSFPFDKIKIDRSFVKDLVERPDCMAIVRAISGLGRSLNITTTAEGVETMEQLERLRAEGCNEVQGYLFSAAKPAAELGALLEKFGSCATQAA
- a CDS encoding patatin-like phospholipase family protein, encoding MLELLMGRSQNGASGRDKPGLGSVRRPVVGLALGGGAARGFAHIGVLRTLLAHGIVPNVVVGTSIGAVVGGCYATGHLDTLEEWARGLQPRNIFGYLDIRLNGSGLIGGNKLAAQLEASIGAQLIEDLPVKFATVATEVRTGHEIWLTHGRVVDAMRASYALPGIFSPILVGDRWLVDGALVNPVPVSAARALGAEIVIAVNLSNDVFGHSITIFDHGSSAEPAEPAVEPEVPVKPKRSFTSFFSAERTVKREFFGSSERPGISTVMIDAFNIMQDRITRARLAGDPPDMHIAPRVGQFGLFDFHRADDMIKHGSRATERAIEGIQEAIEMLVPEAARSPAPPVAQKKPAASQEQ
- a CDS encoding CBS domain-containing protein, which codes for MLVSAILDGKGHHIVSVAPSEKVSSVVKLLAERKIGVVLVMTKQQIEGIFSERDIVRVIAERGAGALEEDVGTVMTRKVVTCSPSDTVGWIMERMTNGKFRHLPVLDGGRVVGLISIGDVVKSRVSEYEHEQEALREYIGTA
- a CDS encoding rhomboid family intramembrane serine protease, with translation MDPSDNPPREPILTLPGALTAYIGLLAAIHIVRALLPVDLEYWTIELFGFIPKRYDQTLLSMPFPGGTGAEIWTFVTYSLLHANLSHIGFNILWLLPFGSALARRFGAVRFFLFMAMTAIAGAAAHLVTHEHELAPMIGASASVSGAMAAAIRFAFVRGSFLSFNRGDADQAARVPALPLFQALRDPRVIGFLAVWFGVNIIFGMGSIAVGSEGATVAWQAHIGGFFAGLLLFSLFDPIARVQRADREPSPTDMPDLR
- a CDS encoding PepSY domain-containing protein — protein: MKYAAVALIAASLGLAVDIAHADDVACKSAAAGQGFSIERAIEKAEALGYSVKKAKRSKGCWEIEGFDRNGAEVEVRVDPGSGEIVKSSKWRNDRFSN